In the genome of Rhodamnia argentea isolate NSW1041297 chromosome 3, ASM2092103v1, whole genome shotgun sequence, one region contains:
- the LOC125314438 gene encoding uncharacterized protein LOC125314438 isoform X2 has protein sequence MVETMLKAACEISVLLARSFFMGFSLTILSLLAHLRVLVQQILLDVVSVFNIVSSISQKKQSVKLTHEGVEVFREFHPTHQDYIMLECIWKTDKFVLLESTYKNEESNSAGDRENTSVGAPAIHYRSIDCFLEDECNSVPQKAEMRKAVEQGLLRVEEDGTGSTPNASVPSGHEKQGNVLSEDGTGSSPENKLAVDGGFLDCPSESSVPSNMKSGTKKVAFVSVKKPLSSSNVDLNSNKTRVKSGNVEDPFFNLLAGGNLRESLLNDD, from the exons ATGGTTGAAACAATGTTGAAGGCAGCATG CGAGATATCAGTCTTACTTGCTCGATCATTTTTCATGGGATTTTCTTTGACAATCTTGTCATTGCTAGCGCATCTCAGAGTACTGGTTCAGCAA ATATTACTGGATGTTGTTTCAGTATTCAACATTGTTTCTTCTATTTCACAGAAAAAGCAGTCTGTAAAATTAACCCATGAAGGAGTTGAG GTTTTTAGGGAGTTTCATCCAACACATCAAGATTATATAATGCTAGAGTGCATATGGAAAACTGATAAGTTCGTATTGCTAGAAAGCACATACAAGAATGAGGAGAGCAATTCGGCTGGTGATAGAGAAAATACTTCAGTAGGGGCACCGGCAATACACTACAGAAGCATCGACTGTTTTCTTGAAG ATGAATGCAACTCAGTCCCTCAGAAGGCTGAGATGCGTAAAGCTGTCGAGCAAGGTCTGCTTCGGGTTGAAGAGGATGGAACTGGATCTACTCCCAATGCCTCCGTGCCTAGTGGCCATGAGAAACAGGGCAATGTCTTGAGTGAGGATGGGACTGGATCTAGCCCTGAGAACAAGTTGGCTGTGGATGGCGGGTTTCTTGATTGTCCGTCAGAGAGTTCAGTCCCCTCAAACATGAAGTCTGGAACCAAAAAGGTGGCCTTTGTTTCTGTAAAGAAACCTTTGTCATCGAGTAACGTGGATCTCAATTCAAACAAAACTCGTGTGAAAAGCGGCAACGTCGAAGATCCATTCTTCAATTTGCTTGCCGGCGGAAACCTTCGGGAATCTCTTCTAAATGACGATTAG
- the LOC125314438 gene encoding uncharacterized protein LOC125314438 isoform X1, translating to MCHVSAQMVETMLKAACEISVLLARSFFMGFSLTILSLLAHLRVLVQQILLDVVSVFNIVSSISQKKQSVKLTHEGVEVFREFHPTHQDYIMLECIWKTDKFVLLESTYKNEESNSAGDRENTSVGAPAIHYRSIDCFLEDECNSVPQKAEMRKAVEQGLLRVEEDGTGSTPNASVPSGHEKQGNVLSEDGTGSSPENKLAVDGGFLDCPSESSVPSNMKSGTKKVAFVSVKKPLSSSNVDLNSNKTRVKSGNVEDPFFNLLAGGNLRESLLNDD from the exons ATGTGCCATGTTTCTGCGCAGATGGTTGAAACAATGTTGAAGGCAGCATG CGAGATATCAGTCTTACTTGCTCGATCATTTTTCATGGGATTTTCTTTGACAATCTTGTCATTGCTAGCGCATCTCAGAGTACTGGTTCAGCAA ATATTACTGGATGTTGTTTCAGTATTCAACATTGTTTCTTCTATTTCACAGAAAAAGCAGTCTGTAAAATTAACCCATGAAGGAGTTGAG GTTTTTAGGGAGTTTCATCCAACACATCAAGATTATATAATGCTAGAGTGCATATGGAAAACTGATAAGTTCGTATTGCTAGAAAGCACATACAAGAATGAGGAGAGCAATTCGGCTGGTGATAGAGAAAATACTTCAGTAGGGGCACCGGCAATACACTACAGAAGCATCGACTGTTTTCTTGAAG ATGAATGCAACTCAGTCCCTCAGAAGGCTGAGATGCGTAAAGCTGTCGAGCAAGGTCTGCTTCGGGTTGAAGAGGATGGAACTGGATCTACTCCCAATGCCTCCGTGCCTAGTGGCCATGAGAAACAGGGCAATGTCTTGAGTGAGGATGGGACTGGATCTAGCCCTGAGAACAAGTTGGCTGTGGATGGCGGGTTTCTTGATTGTCCGTCAGAGAGTTCAGTCCCCTCAAACATGAAGTCTGGAACCAAAAAGGTGGCCTTTGTTTCTGTAAAGAAACCTTTGTCATCGAGTAACGTGGATCTCAATTCAAACAAAACTCGTGTGAAAAGCGGCAACGTCGAAGATCCATTCTTCAATTTGCTTGCCGGCGGAAACCTTCGGGAATCTCTTCTAAATGACGATTAG